Below is a genomic region from Triticum dicoccoides isolate Atlit2015 ecotype Zavitan chromosome 5A, WEW_v2.0, whole genome shotgun sequence.
ACCCCGACCTCTCAGAGGCCTGCGGCACTGATCGGTTTAGGACTACCACGGAGATCTCTGCCTGCCATCATTGCTCGATAAGTGAGTAGGTCCTCAAAGTTGGGCTTACCGAGTTCGAGCAATTGGCTCGGCTCAAAGGCGAGCGGCGGCGCAAGCCGGACTCGATTGCCGACAATCGCTGCAAGGCAGAGGCACCCAAGTTTCTGCACCACACATAGCTAGCCCAGCAGCTATGCCGCGAGCACGTAGTGGCGGCCAATCAGGGTTGCCAGGACACCTGGCGGGCCTTCCGCCACTGTAAGGATGATGATAGCTCGGACATTAGCGGTGACGGTGGCGGGCCTTCCGCCACTGTAAGGATGATGATAGCTCGGACATTAGCGGTGACGGTGGCGGGGACGACTATGAAGGTGTCGGCAGCCTCGGAAGCCATGCCTACGAGATCATTGTCCGATACCTCGTGTAGTTTTCTTCTTTTAGTTTGGTCAAAAATACCATTCCAGAGAGGGCTTTCGTGCGATAGCTTTCCCTGAGGGGGTATACAGCATAACAAATAACCCTCTCAGTAAttcttttcaaaaaagaaaaacaaccctctcaataATCATTTcataaagaaaaaaaatctaaaataaaccttgaacttgtagatgaaagctaaatcaaaccccaAACTTCAAATCCCGGAAATCAGCACACCAAACTCTTAAATCCCGGTCTATTTTCAACCTTAAGTGAGTTCCCAAACAGGGATTGTAAATGTGGCATGTTAAATCCCGGGATTGTTGGCTGTCGACTCGATTGGGCCGGCCCATCAGGCACGAAGcgagtttttttcctttttcttaatGCATGACGTAAAAAGTATTTCTTCTCTTTCTTAAAGCGCGAAAAAAAAGCACGACGTGAAAAAAACTACTCGGGCAGAGTCGAACTTGGAACCTGGCCGAGTTGAGCTCATCCCGCTAGCCACTAGTGGAGACAACTAGCCAACATTTCCAAATGTATCAGCATGAAACCGGCCTCTCTATATATATAAGCGCATGTGCGGCGTGTTCTCCTCATCACCACGTACCTTATTGAGCGCAAAGCAAATTAGCCGAGGCGACGATGGCTAAATTACTTGTTCTCGTCGCCGTTGCGTGGGTGCTGCTTTTGGCCGGCCATGGAACCAACGCTGCCCAGGTACGTGCCTAACCAGCGGTGCTAATTAGCTTAACTTTAGGAGCACGCAACTTGCTAATAATCTGCACGTACAACTATTTTGAAATAGCAAACAATTTTGAAAAAGCAAACACATTTTGAAACCTGAAGAATGTGAACACCTTTTGAAAATTGTAAAActaggaacaaattttgaaacctgaCCAAATGTGTAAAGAAATTTTTGTGACATCTAAAAAATATCACAAATTTGGGTAAATGTATGTGGCATTTCAAAAACAAATTTTACAATCTAAAAAAATATATACGTGTGATTCAAAAAGAATCATACAATGTgcttgtgacatttaaaaaaagtgtatacaatgtaaaaaatatGTTTGCGTGATGTAGAAAAATGTATCATACCCTTAAAATACTATATGTGACATGTGTTTGAAAAAAGTGTATACAATATGAAAATTGTGTAACaatgtaaaaaatgttcatgtagttTATAAAATATTTATTATTGTTAAAAAAGTAAAACATGTATTTGGAAAATTATTACCGTGTATTAAAAAGAGTATTGAAAACATGTATTTCAAAAAATGTACGTGATATATTTGAAAAATGTCAAAAGTGTATCAAAAATTATTTCATGTCTGCGCTAAATATGCACATTGGGTACTGAGAATAATTAGACTTGTGTAGAAAATAAAATCAGTTACAtgtaaagaaacaaaataaaagcaaaaaaacaatatgaagaaaataaaaaaatgaagaaagaaaaacCAGAGAAAAAGTATAATGAAGACAAAAACAGAAGAGAACCGaagaaaaaccaaagaaaaaataagaaacaaaaaacaaaaaaaacaaagaaaaacaagagCAGCGAGAGCAACTacgttaatgggccggcccaattcagCGAATACCGGTTAGATCCTCTCAAGATTCAAAATAGACCGGGGTTAAAGAGTTTGGTGTGCTAATTTCAGGGATTGAGAGTTCAAGGTTTGATTTAGCTTTGGGCACTAATCTGCACCGGCGCACCGGCGCAACGATTCGGCCGGTCTACGTAGGACTCTACGATCCTACGCGCCTAGCCGTTGGATGTGCCCCCTCACTTCGTCCTCTTCCTATGCTGGTCGCCTCACCTGTGGCGCCCGTCACCCCTGTCGCCCGCCACGACGCCCGTCGCCCCGGCCATGGGGCCACCCACGCTCGTCAGCCTGGCTGCCCACTGCGGCGCTCGTCGCCCCGGTCGGCGCCCATCGCCCCGGccgcccgccgccccggccatGGGGCCACCAACGCTTGTCAGCCCGTCCGCCCGCCGAGGCGCTCGACGCCGGTGAGCTGCAGGTTGTAGCTCCGCTGCTCGGCGGTGCTGCCCATCCCCCtcacctctctccctcgcccttgcAGAATCAATGACGACGACGCCATGATTCGCATCCAAAAACAACGGGTGGTAGCAAAAAAAAGTGATGCTTCCAGCAAACTAGAAAACGGTgatagcaaaaaaataaaaaataaattgaaGCTTCGCTTGTCGCAGCTTTGGAATTGCTGGTTCCAACAAAATTAGATATTGGTTGAAGCAAAATTCCTTGCCAGTTGTATCGAAAATagttttgcatctctgcaaaagcaTAGGCTCCAGCAAAAAAATCCAATGGTTCCAGCTAAAAAAGATGTTGGTTGAAGCAAAACTGCTCACTGTTTGTATCAAAAATTGGTTGTCGATCCCATCGAAGAAAAAAGCCATCGCCGCCGTGGCTGGATGTAGCAAAATTTGTCTTCGGCTCCAACAAAATCATAatatggttgtagcaaaaaaatcGACTGGAAAAACAGACGATGTCATGATGATAAATGTAGCACAAATCCATAAAACACCGGTAGTAACAAGAACCATACACGGTTGTAGCAAAATGGttcgccggttccagcaaaaatttAGACTGTTCCAGTAAAAAAGCACTTCCAAAATCTGGATCGTAGCAAAAAATATTGTTGATTCCAGCAAAACAAAACACCAGTTATAGCAAAAAAAATCCCTGCTTGCAGCTCCCACCGAGGCTTTCCAGCATCTCATCCGCTCGTTCGCGATGTAGTAGCCGTTTCAGCACAGGTGGGGTCGGCGCTCGCCGGAGCAGCGCGGAGGCAGGTGGGGAGCGGCGCTCGCCTGAGCAGTGTAGGGGCAGGTGGGGAGCGTGTTCGCCGGAGCGCGGCGTGGGGGTGGGCGGGGAGCGGCGCTCGCTGGAGTAGCGGAGGGGCAGGTGGGGAGCGTGCTCGCCGGAGCCGCGGGCGTTGATGGCGAGAAAAATGAATGGATGTGAAGCCTGGACGAAAGGATAAGGCCTGATGCTAGTGGTTGGTGGGCCCATCAGCCAAGCGTCCCACCATGGGAGAGAGGCTGCATGCGCTAGCCACACTTTGGAAAAAGTATTGAACGGGTCGCGCGTGACCGGCCGAAGCTTCGACCGACAGGTCGACTACAAACGTTTTTCTTTAGCTTTTGTTCACAAGTTCaaggtttattttaaactttttccttTCGTAAACATAAGGTCTGCGTAAGCAAGGGCCTAGAGTTGGCTCCGAGCTGCTCGACGTCACCCCCGGCGAGCGCGTGACCGAGCTAGGAGTAGAAACGTGAAATGTACCATGACGACGGTGTCTGAGACCTGCAGGACCTGGCTCCAAGTATCCAAACGGGTGCAGCTGCTGACAGGATGGGCCGCTGGAGGCGTGGAGCCTTTACCACGGGGATGTTCTCCATTTTCGAGCAGCTGATTCGCGCTCACCGTAGGCTGTTGCTGTCGAAGTGTCGAGGCGTACGCGCAAGCGCAACCCATTCGTGCATCCCAGGATGTCGAGCATCTCAAGCCTCAAGGACGGGGCTTCTGGCGACAGGGACGACCACGCCGTGCTCCATTTCAACGCAACAGACGCCGAGCTCGAGAAGGTGGGGAAAGGAAGCGCCACATACGGCGGCCGTGCCCGGTAACTCCCACGTGCCGACGAAGAGGCGGGTGAGGAGGGGTGGTGATGGCGAAGAGCGTGGACGGGAGGGGCACGTCGCGTGGCCACAAGCGGTTGACGAGGACGAGGTCTTGACACGGCGGCCAGCTCGGCGAGTTCAGCGTCGTTTCGTCAAACACCTTGAACGCAGGGGTAGGCGGCAAGACAACGTGCGTCGGGAAAGGGCCAAGCTCTGATGATGCATCAGGTGCGTGGACGTCTGCTGCTAGCAGGGCATTGCCTGGGTGGGTGCCTAAACTGGATGCGCGGCAGCAGACCACCACGGGGTGCCCAGGTTCTTTGCTCCGGCcccgcaaaaaaaggaaaaaaggtgagCAAGCGATGAACTCTTGCCATTTTCATTCCCTCATTATACTCCCGGGACCTCATAATTAAACACGTTGTGTCTCTTCATCGTTCTACAAATTTAATGAAAACTTAGTTCGAAGGTTGCCACTAGAAATAGATTCTCCGTTTTAGGTTGAAGGTGGAGATGGATTGCTCCACTATTTTAGGTGCAGGTTCATTCGTAGTGGTCTGAACCAAAGAAAACAGGCTGTTTCCTAGGTGGGTGCGTAAgcgttatactccctccattcgaaaatacttgtcattaaaatgaatAAAAAAAGACCCTTTTATATTAAACAAGTGTTGTCAACAGAATGACAACCTACAATAATTCAACCAATACAAATGCAACAATTTGTAGTCACAAAACTCAAAATGGACAAAATACTACTCGCGAAAGCAGCGGATCAAAGCAAAAGCAATGTGAAATTCAAAGGTAGCAACACTGAAGCAAATCAATGCATCACCACACTGCACCACATTTCCAACTGATTAGACTACTAACCAAGCCGTAGATTCTTCTTATATTACAATCATGTATCGGAATTAGCTCCATACCTGCTCACAGCTCACGCAGACCTTATTGCGTGCAAACATATGGTCGAATTCCAGAGAGCACAACACAACATAAATATTAGCTTGCCCTAGCATGACAAACAATTCAGAATAAACAGTTGGTAATGAAGACCTTGCAATTCCATAAAAATATACTAGAGAGACCCATCAATGATGCGATGAAACACATCTGGGTAAAGTCGCAGATTTATCTTGCTGATGGACCGAACGCGGACATCGGGGCAGAAGTAGTACTCACTATGCTTCCCCTGATGCTACTGTCCTCACGACCTTCCTCCAACGCAAGGCTCTCTTTCAGCTGCGCCACAACGGCAGCCATTGTTGGCCTTCGGACAGCAGCATCCGCTGTGCATGCCATTGCGGTGTCGACCAGTTTCCACATGGAGTTGACATCATATTCACCTCCAAGGTGTGCATCTGCCACCGTGGTGATGTTGCCAGTGGCAATCTTCTGCTTCACACGTTGAACGATGTGGCCATGGCCCGGCAGTACCGGAGGTTCACCGGTTGCTACCTCAAGTAGAACAACACCAAAGCTATAGACATCGCTGCTTTCAGTGAGCCAGCCAGTGTGATAGTACCTAAGACATAGCAGGTAACCCACCTATTAGAAACCTAATTTGGATTAAGCAACAATGCCATATATGAGAAAGAGGCACGAAAGTTTTATAGTATAGAAAGAGACATACTCGGGGTCCATGTAACCTGCTGTCCCAGCCGCATTGGTTGATATGTGGGTCTGCATGTCACTAAGATAGGTCTTGCAAAGTCCAAAATCAGCTATTTTCGCCTTTAGATTATGACCTAGGAGAATGTTGTTGGTTTTCACATCCCGGTGAATTATTGGCAAGCTACATCCCTTGTGCAGATAATCCAGGCCTACACATATCATAGCAAGTCCTTCAAAACTTGACTAAAAAGAAGAGCAGGCCATCTATAACAAATACGCTTAAGAAAACTATATCTTTCCACTAAACCATACCTTGTGCAGCTTCGAGCACGATTCGTACACGTGTCGCCCAACTTAAGGTTTCACCAGCACCATTTTTCCCTTCATATACAGGCATGGTCACAGTTAGAGAGCAGAATTGTATCAACAGCTTTACATGGCAATGTTCATATGTTtatgcaatatttctccatttgcaATTCCGTTATGGTCTCACAGTCTTCCTACTCTTCTGTGTCGGATATTGAATGAATTAGATGCATTAAGGTTGTTACTTCGTCAGCCAATGGTAAACAAAATGTTTTTTTAAcaagcaatataagcaaacattaCTAGCTGTTACTGACGGTTGCAGGCACTTCACAAGGAAGAGACGTAGACACCCTCGAACTATTTTTAGATAAATACATTAAAAGCATTCAAGATACATAGCCATTGAAGTTCTAACTTTTTATGAAATTTTAGGACAACTGCAAAATTTGTTATCAATTCATTAGGTTTGCGAATGGACAAACCTCTCAGATGATCACAAAGATTGCCCTGGGACATGTACTCATAAACCAGTGCTAAATGGTCCTTCTCCCAGCAGTAACCAACCAAAGAAACTAGGTTCCTGTGATGCACCTTTGTCAAGCTATTGACCTATGTAAAGAGACATAGTGCAAAGGGAAAATATCTTAATTTGCATGTAAACTCACTGTGGTGACTCAACAAACTTACATTTCAAACTGAAAACTTTCTGAACCAGGGGAGAATTAAAGTACCTCGGCTAAAAACTCATCAAGTCCATGTGATGATGATTCAGAACGCATCTTGACAGCAACCTCAGCATTGTCTTCTAAACGGCCGTAGTACACGAGTCCAAAACCTCCTTTACCAATGCACCGTTGGAATTTATCAGTAAACTTCTCTAGCTCCTTGTATGTGAATCGGCGGTTCTCAGTATTTTGTAGCTGATCCCCATTACTTTTTCTACTTTCAGGAGCACTCTGAAGTTCTGGTTCCCTGGGAGGATCATGTGTAGAAACTGGTTGCACAAATGTCAGTTACATTACAGAAACACTAAATGTAGCAAACCTTATTAGTTAATAATCAATCAACCTAACCATATGTTGTTAAAAGAGTAGAGCATACACACTTTTGGGCTTTCTCCTTCCCCTCCAGATCAAACATGCCAGAACAAGTATAGCCACTACCAACATGGGAACCACTATTGAAATAGATATTATGGCTGTTCTATTTTTTGATGGAGGCGGACTTATTGTTGTTTTGTTGCACATATCTTCATCAGATTGATACCTGAAATAGTGAAATTGCATCAGACAATCAATTCAGAGTTTTTTTTTCTTATCACAATCAGTTCAGAGTTACTTTCGTGGAAAAAGCAACCTTAAATATTCAGCCGAGCGCACATTCAGAGAAAACGAAACCTCAAGAAGAAAACCCAAACCTGAAAATGAGTGATCCTGCACTCCTTTTACAGAGGGACTTTGGAACTGGTCCATTCAGACTGTTGCCAGATAAATCCCTGTAGAAAATGACATGTAGTTTAGACATTGAACGATGTTCTTAGCATTGTAACAATGGCAACAAAAACTATCCAAATAGAAGTCCTCTCAAGTGGATCCTGTTGGTGTTCTTCCCTCAACTACAGAAAACAGATACAAGGGGCTCCCCGTTCCATGTCAAATGGAGATGTCAGATATTAtggatagtactccctccgtcccaaaataagtgtagcTTATTTactactaaatcagcgacacttattttgggacggagggagtagaacataGCTATAAAAAAGCAAGTATCTGCAAGTATTACGCACTTTATACACTTGCCCGCCATCCACTAATCATATCTATTTATGACAAATTTGTATATATCACAGTTATCCTCATTATCCAATACTTACAGATATCGGAGTTCTGTGAGCAGTGTGAAGTTATCAGATATCACTCCAGTCAAGTTACTGTCTGACAGATCCCTGCATGACAATTAATATTAGAACATAAC
It encodes:
- the LOC119301352 gene encoding LRR receptor-like serine/threonine-protein kinase IOS1, with product MEPLWVFVGALLAATAVHVAGQQEGFLSIDCALDAKFNGRRDTYTNIAYVSDDPYVDGGKNHRVAAKFDDSSTAENLRTLRSFPSGLRNCYTLPTESGGKYLVRMVFLHGEYDGKTSPSFEVHLGSNYWDTFRNNDYWWSEAVFVAWASWVPLCLVNTGGGTPFVNTVELRPLLPSLYPQVTVNESISAFARRNLGANTSYRFPDDPYDRFWGWKVSSLWANLSTKETIQQEDNYAVPIPVLRTAVAPVNNATVLNLGTWETYKSSFEFKIFLHFSDIQNTQLRQFDIYLNDHEWYKKYSPPYLIAHSLYSIGWYKATEGTYNITLAATNASVLPPMINAYEIFNLIPHDTPRTSPKDFDTMMAIKLEYGVKKNWMGDPCFPANYRWSGVNCSGVTANTTRIISVDLSDSNLTGVISDNFTLLTELRYLDLSGNSLNGPVPKSLCKRSAGSLIFRYQSDEDMCNKTTISPPPSKNRTAIISISIVVPMLVVAILVLACLIWRGRRKPKISTHDPPREPELQSAPESRKSNGDQLQNTENRRFTYKELEKFTDKFQRCIGKGGFGLVYYGRLEDNAEVAVKMRSESSSHGLDEFLAEVNSLTKVHHRNLVSLVGYCWEKDHLALVYEYMSQGNLCDHLRGKNGAGETLSWATRVRIVLEAAQGLDYLHKGCSLPIIHRDVKTNNILLGHNLKAKIADFGLCKTYLSDMQTHISTNAAGTAGYMDPEYYHTGWLTESSDVYSFGVVLLEVATGEPPVLPGHGHIVQRVKQKIATGNITTVADAHLGGEYDVNSMWKLVDTAMACTADAAVRRPTMAAVVAQLKESLALEEGREDSSIRGSIVSTTSAPMSAFGPSAR